In one window of Synergistaceae bacterium DZ-S4 DNA:
- a CDS encoding MarR family transcriptional regulator, which translates to MKNRDDKDIRMLLELSDLWRRYDRAYTCWAQKHGISNSAMTLIEELYMRPEGVEPAEVADYLGIPRQTMTATLDALERKSVVGRFPHEKDRRRKVIRFTPEGKIMAEKLVNDLHEWEMKALSSLKETELARAFKTVKLFCTELEKGLKD; encoded by the coding sequence ATGAAAAATAGGGACGATAAAGACATAAGGATGCTTCTGGAACTCTCGGACCTCTGGCGCCGTTATGACCGGGCATATACGTGCTGGGCACAGAAGCACGGCATTTCCAACAGTGCCATGACGCTTATCGAGGAACTGTACATGAGGCCTGAGGGGGTAGAGCCCGCGGAGGTGGCTGACTACCTTGGAATACCGCGGCAGACGATGACTGCGACACTCGACGCTCTGGAAAGAAAGTCCGTAGTGGGCCGCTTCCCTCATGAAAAGGACAGGCGCCGTAAGGTGATAAGGTTCACTCCTGAGGGGAAGATCATGGCGGAAAAGCTTGTAAACGACCTTCACGAATGGGAGATGAAGGCCCTCTCTTCCCTGAAAGAGACGGAACTTGCAAGGGCGTTCAAAACAGTGAAACTTTTCTGCACGGAACTTGAAAAGGGCCTTAAGGATTAA
- a CDS encoding MATE family efflux transporter, whose translation MLALKAKNYKDMSLLFCRFVIPALASQLLSGVYTIVDGFFVGIGAGETGLAAIGVSYPFTLFATAAGAGIGIGGGALISISRGRGRTKLAGRILSSMMMLMIISSLLISLSFCISLPKLVGFFALSEELSRLSLVYGRILLLFSFTQIFTMGLLGAVRNDGYPRKAMYIMVSGFVLNIVLDWLWVLVYPFGVAGAAWATVLSQLLTAVLLFLHFAGDCSNVKMRWKNMWGSLAFAERITAMGVSPFGVQLAAAVTMIMHNRQSLVYGGEIGLAAYSVISYVIPVGIMLQEGVAEGMQPLISYYHGASLPARRQFTAKMGFSFAFGIGLLCSALLVLFARHIPGFFSMSGTTAAITVKGLILASPMFPFVGIVKVGASYYQSVGQAGHSSLLTYSDPMLILPFFLWLLPMFWKLDGVWLSMTFANAALSVILITVWAFASGWVSIPLPAHKNI comes from the coding sequence ATGTTGGCCCTCAAAGCCAAGAACTATAAGGATATGTCCCTTCTCTTCTGCAGGTTCGTGATCCCTGCACTTGCCTCGCAGCTCTTAAGCGGTGTTTACACGATAGTTGACGGATTCTTTGTTGGTATCGGTGCGGGAGAGACCGGCCTCGCCGCGATAGGCGTTTCCTATCCCTTCACCCTGTTCGCAACAGCAGCGGGCGCGGGGATCGGTATCGGAGGCGGAGCGCTGATATCCATAAGCAGGGGAAGGGGACGGACAAAGCTTGCCGGGAGGATACTAAGTTCGATGATGATGCTTATGATCATTTCATCCCTTTTGATATCCCTCTCTTTCTGCATCTCCCTGCCTAAGCTGGTAGGGTTCTTTGCCCTGTCGGAAGAGCTTTCGCGCCTCTCACTCGTCTACGGCCGGATACTTCTGCTATTCTCCTTCACCCAGATATTCACTATGGGACTGCTTGGAGCTGTCAGGAACGACGGATATCCCCGCAAGGCAATGTACATAATGGTCTCGGGATTTGTTCTCAATATAGTTCTTGACTGGCTGTGGGTGCTTGTATATCCCTTCGGGGTCGCCGGAGCGGCCTGGGCGACAGTCCTCTCGCAGCTGCTGACCGCGGTCCTGCTCTTTCTGCATTTTGCCGGGGACTGCTCCAACGTCAAAATGAGATGGAAGAACATGTGGGGATCGCTTGCATTTGCCGAGAGGATAACTGCAATGGGCGTTTCGCCCTTTGGGGTGCAGCTGGCGGCTGCAGTCACCATGATAATGCACAACAGGCAGTCCCTTGTCTACGGAGGGGAGATCGGGCTTGCGGCATACTCTGTGATAAGCTATGTGATCCCTGTTGGGATAATGCTGCAGGAGGGCGTAGCAGAAGGAATGCAGCCGCTGATAAGCTATTACCACGGAGCTTCGCTGCCCGCCCGGAGACAATTCACGGCAAAAATGGGCTTCTCGTTCGCGTTCGGGATAGGGCTGCTATGTTCAGCATTATTGGTTCTCTTCGCCCGGCACATACCGGGCTTTTTCTCAATGAGCGGGACAACGGCGGCCATAACTGTCAAAGGGCTGATCCTCGCTTCTCCTATGTTCCCCTTTGTCGGGATAGTGAAGGTTGGAGCATCCTATTACCAGTCAGTCGGACAGGCAGGACACTCCTCGCTCCTTACTTATTCGGACCCGATGCTGATCCTTCCCTTCTTTCTCTGGCTGCTGCCCATGTTCTGGAAACTTGACGGGGTCTGGCTCTCAATGACCTTTGCAAATGCGGCTCTCTCTGTTATCTTGATAACTGTATGGGCCTTTGCATCGGGGTGGGTATCAATACCCCTCCCCGCCCACAAAAATATATAG
- a CDS encoding MATE family efflux transporter translates to MKDLVTDLNNAQHLKMTTAPVPGLVIKLAVPTVISMLVTAIYNTADTFFVSRLGTSASGAVGIVFSIMAIFQAIGFTFGTGAASMISRKLGARETEAASRYASSSFFLAFGSGLIFTIYGLFTLDDFMLKLGSTETILPYAKSYAMYILLGAPVMCTSFVMNNVLRAEGKAAFAMVGLVFGALLNIVLDPIFIFKFGLGISGAAIATLISQCISFSILLSVFIFRKSDIGISIRNISRRPKEFFDILTLGTPSLCRQGLASIATVALNVAASAYGDAAVAAMSIVGRTFMLVMSMMIGLGQGFMPVSGYNYGAKNYARVKEAFWFTVKTGLMIMAVTAVTGFIMAPEIVSAFRREDAEVIVIGTLAMRLQFSALILQPLFVSTNMLFQSTGHAARATFLACNRQGVYFLPLILILPPLFGITGVQITQPVSDILSFLTCIPFLYFFMKKLNRLEKEQLS, encoded by the coding sequence ATGAAAGATCTCGTTACAGACTTGAATAATGCACAGCATCTTAAAATGACGACCGCTCCGGTGCCGGGACTGGTCATAAAGCTCGCGGTGCCTACTGTTATAAGTATGCTTGTCACAGCGATATACAACACTGCAGACACCTTCTTCGTCTCAAGGCTTGGGACCAGTGCAAGCGGGGCTGTCGGCATAGTCTTTTCGATAATGGCGATCTTTCAGGCTATAGGTTTTACTTTCGGGACAGGCGCTGCCAGCATGATATCCAGAAAGCTGGGTGCCAGGGAGACCGAGGCTGCGAGCAGGTATGCCTCCAGCTCTTTTTTTCTGGCCTTCGGGTCAGGCCTGATTTTCACCATTTACGGACTCTTTACTCTTGATGATTTTATGCTTAAGCTCGGTTCTACGGAGACCATCCTCCCCTACGCTAAAAGCTACGCGATGTACATTCTCCTTGGTGCACCGGTCATGTGCACCTCTTTTGTCATGAACAATGTACTGAGGGCCGAGGGCAAGGCAGCCTTTGCAATGGTCGGCCTTGTTTTCGGAGCTCTGCTCAATATCGTGCTTGACCCGATATTCATCTTCAAGTTCGGTCTTGGCATATCCGGGGCTGCTATCGCAACGCTCATATCCCAGTGCATCAGCTTTTCGATACTTCTGTCTGTTTTCATATTCAGAAAGAGCGACATAGGGATCAGCATCAGAAACATTTCAAGGAGACCGAAAGAATTCTTTGATATCCTGACCCTTGGGACTCCCTCTCTATGCCGACAGGGACTCGCAAGCATTGCGACAGTAGCGCTGAACGTCGCTGCTTCTGCATATGGTGACGCTGCCGTCGCAGCAATGTCGATCGTCGGAAGGACCTTCATGCTTGTCATGTCAATGATGATCGGCCTCGGACAGGGGTTCATGCCGGTCTCCGGATATAACTACGGGGCAAAGAATTACGCCCGGGTCAAAGAGGCGTTCTGGTTCACCGTAAAGACAGGACTGATGATAATGGCGGTGACCGCAGTGACAGGTTTTATAATGGCGCCTGAGATCGTATCGGCGTTCAGGAGAGAGGATGCGGAGGTCATCGTGATAGGGACTCTGGCAATGCGGCTCCAGTTTTCCGCCCTTATCCTGCAGCCCCTCTTCGTATCGACAAACATGCTTTTTCAGTCAACGGGCCATGCGGCAAGAGCTACCTTTCTTGCATGCAACAGGCAGGGGGTATATTTTCTTCCCCTTATACTGATCCTGCCGCCGCTGTTCGGTATAACAGGAGTACAGATAACACAGCCTGTATCAGACATACTGAGTTTCCTCACCTGCATCCCCTTCCTCTACTTTTTCATGAAAAAGCTGAACAGGCTTGAAAAAGAACAACTTTCCTGA
- the hydA gene encoding dihydropyrimidinase encodes MSLILIKNGTVGRADGSFRGDVLIEGGKIREVGPCIEHDGASVVDVDGRYVLPGGVDPHTHVSLISAGRSVSDGFEAATRAAVWGGTTTIVEHPGFVPEGSPLSVAVDDAVRKGSGASYIDFGVHMVFQGTNGFSEEEVMELVGRGHATGKVYTTYDAWMAVAQIVPLMEMMERAGGLLLYHAEDDAELKRLRSDFEAKGMTGIRTWPLSRPGFCEADAVARISALAEGAGVPSYIVHLSTALGLQRIMEARETGCEVYAETCPQYLCLTDELYSEERGADFIMAPPLRKKEDCDALWAALASGDIDTVGTDHCSFSRAAKIKFGSGNVFRAPGGIPGIETRMPILFSEGVMKGRISLERFVDVTATAPARIMGLRDKGRIEPGADADIVIFDSRQEKALSVETLHQKVDYTPFEGMRVKGSPSHVWLRGRPVLAEGVFVAGEPCGKFVKRYL; translated from the coding sequence ATGTCTTTGATCCTCATAAAAAACGGGACAGTCGGCAGGGCAGACGGTTCTTTCCGCGGCGATGTGCTGATAGAGGGCGGTAAGATCAGGGAGGTCGGACCGTGCATCGAGCACGACGGGGCTTCCGTGGTCGATGTTGATGGCCGTTATGTTCTGCCCGGTGGGGTGGACCCGCATACGCATGTCTCACTCATCTCTGCCGGAAGGAGCGTCTCGGACGGTTTTGAAGCGGCGACCAGGGCGGCTGTATGGGGAGGGACTACCACGATAGTCGAGCACCCCGGCTTTGTTCCCGAAGGATCACCGCTCTCTGTGGCTGTTGATGATGCCGTGAGGAAAGGCAGCGGTGCTTCCTACATTGATTTTGGGGTGCATATGGTATTTCAGGGAACGAACGGATTCAGTGAAGAAGAGGTAATGGAACTTGTCGGCCGCGGACATGCTACCGGAAAGGTCTACACTACATATGACGCGTGGATGGCGGTTGCGCAGATCGTTCCTCTGATGGAGATGATGGAGAGGGCCGGTGGACTGTTGCTCTATCATGCTGAGGATGACGCGGAACTGAAACGGCTGAGATCGGACTTCGAGGCAAAGGGGATGACAGGGATCCGGACATGGCCTCTGAGCCGTCCTGGCTTCTGCGAGGCGGATGCCGTTGCCCGGATATCCGCCCTCGCGGAGGGCGCGGGTGTTCCGAGTTATATCGTGCATCTTTCAACTGCTCTGGGACTTCAAAGGATCATGGAGGCGAGGGAGACAGGCTGCGAGGTCTACGCAGAGACCTGCCCGCAGTACCTTTGCCTTACAGATGAGCTTTACAGCGAAGAGAGAGGAGCGGACTTTATAATGGCTCCGCCGCTGCGTAAGAAAGAAGACTGTGATGCGCTGTGGGCCGCGCTTGCATCCGGTGATATCGACACTGTGGGGACAGACCACTGCTCATTCAGCAGGGCAGCCAAAATAAAATTCGGAAGCGGGAACGTCTTCAGGGCTCCGGGGGGCATTCCGGGTATAGAGACCAGGATGCCGATACTCTTTTCCGAGGGGGTCATGAAGGGACGCATCTCTCTTGAACGCTTTGTAGATGTGACCGCGACCGCACCTGCCCGGATAATGGGGTTGAGGGATAAAGGAAGGATAGAGCCGGGAGCGGACGCGGACATAGTTATCTTCGACTCTCGGCAAGAGAAGGCCCTATCTGTTGAGACTCTCCACCAGAAGGTCGACTACACCCCATTTGAGGGAATGAGGGTAAAGGGATCTCCCTCACATGTCTGGCTCAGGGGAAGGCCGGTGCTGGCGGAGGGGGTCTTTGTCGCCGGTGAGCCTTGCGGGAAGTTCGTTAAAAGATATTTATAG
- a CDS encoding VOC family protein: protein MKSKFAHFNFNVLDLKKSMEFYEEALGLKEVKRVEKPDFTLVYLGDGETDFQLELTYLHDRTEKYDLGEAEFHLAFTVKDIQAAHAHHEKMGCICYENKDMGIYFIEDPDGYWLELVPLRR from the coding sequence GTGAAGTCAAAATTTGCTCACTTCAATTTCAACGTCCTTGACCTGAAAAAAAGCATGGAGTTCTACGAAGAAGCCCTGGGCCTTAAAGAGGTAAAGCGTGTCGAGAAGCCTGATTTTACCCTTGTCTACCTTGGTGACGGAGAGACGGATTTTCAGCTGGAATTGACGTACCTGCACGACAGGACAGAAAAATACGATCTCGGAGAAGCTGAATTCCACCTTGCGTTTACGGTAAAGGATATCCAGGCAGCCCATGCCCACCATGAAAAGATGGGATGCATCTGCTATGAGAACAAGGATATGGGGATCTATTTTATCGAAGATCCGGATGGGTATTGGCTGGAGCTTGTCCCCCTCCGCAGATAG